The DNA window CTATACCTGTGTGCTCTTCCCTCTTTGCATCGAAGAGCACGATATCAGACTAAAACAGGGACACCCCGTTCTTGGAGATAGTGTTTCAGTTCAGGAATATCTATTGTATGAAAATGAAAGACGGAAGCGGCGAGCAAAACCGCAGCGCCCGCTTCTGCCGCCTCGAAGAAATGTTCCATAGTACCGGCGCCTCCGGAGGCGATAACTTCGGCGGACACCGCTTCAACCAAGGCGCGTATCAAGGGCAAATCATAACCGGCACGGGTACCATCCCCCGCTTTACTGGTAGGCAGCACACAGCTTACCCCCCATTCTTCAATTTGTTTTGCCCATGTGATGGCATCGGTTCCGGTTGCCGTCCGTCCGCCATCAACATAAAGTTCATAACCGGAGGGGAAAGCAGGATTACGGTCAACATCGATAGCGATGGTGATCTGATCGGTTCGCAGTTCGCGCATCAGGTCGGGGATCAGCCTTCTGTTTTTAAAAGCGGCACTGCTGATCGATATCTTGTCTGCTCCCGCTTCTAAAACGGCCACCGCATCGACCACCGAGGCGATCCCGCCGCCCACAGAGAAAGGCACAGTAACCACTTCTGCAACACGCCGCACAATATCCAGCATGGTGACCCGTCCTTCCACGGTGGCGGTAATATCGAGCAATGCCAATTCATCGGCTCCCGCTTCACAATAAGCGCGGGCACATTGAACCGGATCCCCTGCGTCTTTAATATCGACGAAATGGATGCCTTTCACGACGCGTCCATTTTTCATATCAAGGCAAGGCATTATTCGTACGGCTTTATGAAACAAGGGAAAGACTCCTT is part of the Candidatus Hydrogenedentota bacterium genome and encodes:
- the hisF gene encoding imidazole glycerol phosphate synthase subunit HisF, translating into MPCLDMKNGRVVKGIHFVDIKDAGDPVQCARAYCEAGADELALLDITATVEGRVTMLDIVRRVAEVVTVPFSVGGGIASVVDAVAVLEAGADKISISSAAFKNRRLIPDLMRELRTDQITIAIDVDRNPAFPSGYELYVDGGRTATGTDAITWAKQIEEWGVSCVLPTSKAGDGTRAGYDLPLIRALVEAVSAEVIASGGAGTMEHFFEAAEAGAAVLLAASVFHFHTIDIPELKHYLQERGVPVLV